From the Marinomonas sp. THO17 genome, one window contains:
- a CDS encoding integration host factor subunit alpha: MGSLTKADLAENLVDSIGLSKKDAKDLVEGFFGVVRNSLVEREQVKLSGFGNFEVREKSQRPGRNPKTGEEIPITARTVVTFRPGQKLKSKVEDYMQE, encoded by the coding sequence ATGGGATCGTTGACGAAAGCAGACCTTGCTGAAAACTTAGTCGATTCAATTGGTCTTAGTAAAAAAGATGCTAAAGATTTGGTTGAGGGTTTTTTTGGCGTTGTGCGTAATTCCCTTGTTGAAAGAGAACAAGTGAAACTGTCTGGCTTCGGTAACTTCGAAGTTCGAGAGAAGAGTCAACGGCCTGGTCGAAACCCAAAAACAGGGGAAGAAATTCCAATTACTGCTCGTACTGTTGTTACCTTTAGGCCGGGTCAAAAGCTCAAGTCTAAAGTTGAAGATTATATGCAAGAGTAA
- the pheT gene encoding phenylalanine--tRNA ligase subunit beta translates to MKVSENWLREWVNPNISSDDLVAQITMAGLEVDEVLPAAAPFSGVVVGEILAAEPHPNADKLQVCRVSDGKEEFQVVCGAPNARPGIKIPFAKIGAVLGDDFKIKKAKLRQVESFGMLCSASELGVSEDNDGIMELPLGATTGEDFRAFLGLDDQIIDVDLTPNRSDCLSVAGLAREVGVLNKVDLTPVAIQAAEVSIADAFPVKVEATDACPRYLGRVIRGVNVSAETPLWMTEKLRRSGIRSIDPIVDITNYVMLELGQPMHAFDLANLSGSVVVRMAGAGEKIVLLDGQEISLREDTMVIADEQAPLAIAGIMGGEGSGVNEKTQDIFLESAFFTPLALAGKARSYGLHTDSSHRFERGVDASLQEKAIERATQLVLEIAGGQVGPITQAVNEDALPVATEVTLRRQKLDQYLAMSLEKDLVTDILTRLGLEMVEVTDQAWVAKAPSHRFDIAIEADLIEEVARIYGYDNLPSSMPSAAVNFTPLSESKTPIQSLRATLVSYGYQEAVTYSFIDPSLSKQFLPEIEPVPLENPISADMGVMRPSLIPGLVKAYLYNQNRQQSRVRLFETGRRFIGSVDALDELDQQLQISGLIAGSRHPEAWYHNNEKVDFYDLKAHVEALFAVNNGGQPTYQRSTCEFLHPGRSANIYLNGEFVGLMGELHPQIAKALGAKQTLYVFDIALDAVLNATLPEYQAVSRFPEVRRDLALLLDRDVPVNELEAVIVQSAGDAFKDVLVFDVYQGQGIDESKKSVALGLTWQHPSHTLSDEEVNNSVEQAVKALSEKLGAVVRG, encoded by the coding sequence ATGAAAGTTAGTGAGAATTGGCTAAGAGAGTGGGTCAATCCAAACATCAGTAGCGATGATTTGGTTGCTCAAATTACCATGGCTGGCTTAGAAGTTGATGAAGTATTGCCAGCTGCGGCACCCTTCAGTGGTGTAGTTGTGGGTGAAATCTTGGCTGCTGAGCCACACCCGAATGCCGACAAGTTACAAGTTTGTCGTGTGTCAGATGGTAAAGAAGAATTTCAAGTGGTATGTGGCGCGCCAAACGCTCGTCCAGGAATTAAGATTCCATTCGCTAAAATTGGCGCTGTATTAGGTGATGATTTCAAAATCAAAAAAGCCAAGTTGCGTCAGGTTGAGTCGTTCGGTATGTTGTGCTCCGCTTCTGAATTAGGTGTAAGTGAAGACAACGACGGCATTATGGAATTGCCACTAGGTGCGACAACAGGCGAGGATTTTCGTGCTTTTCTAGGGTTAGATGATCAGATCATTGACGTTGATTTGACGCCAAATCGTAGTGATTGCCTAAGTGTTGCGGGTTTGGCTCGTGAAGTAGGTGTATTGAATAAAGTTGATCTGACGCCGGTTGCTATTCAGGCTGCAGAAGTGAGTATAGCGGATGCTTTTCCTGTGAAAGTGGAGGCGACTGATGCCTGTCCACGTTACCTTGGTCGTGTGATCCGCGGTGTGAATGTCAGCGCAGAAACGCCATTGTGGATGACAGAAAAACTGCGTCGTAGCGGCATTCGTTCGATTGATCCTATTGTCGACATTACCAATTATGTAATGTTGGAATTAGGCCAGCCTATGCATGCCTTCGACTTAGCGAACTTAAGTGGTTCCGTGGTGGTTCGTATGGCAGGCGCTGGTGAAAAGATTGTCTTGCTAGACGGTCAAGAGATTAGTTTGCGCGAAGATACTATGGTGATCGCTGATGAACAGGCGCCACTTGCTATTGCTGGTATTATGGGTGGCGAAGGATCAGGAGTGAATGAGAAAACACAAGACATTTTTCTTGAGAGTGCTTTTTTTACACCATTAGCTTTAGCTGGCAAAGCCCGTTCTTATGGTTTGCATACGGATTCATCTCACCGTTTTGAGCGTGGTGTTGATGCTTCGTTGCAAGAAAAAGCCATTGAGCGTGCTACTCAGCTGGTATTGGAAATTGCTGGCGGTCAAGTTGGTCCAATCACTCAGGCGGTGAATGAAGATGCTTTGCCTGTCGCGACTGAAGTAACCTTACGTCGTCAAAAGTTAGATCAGTATCTTGCCATGTCTTTAGAAAAAGACTTGGTGACTGATATCTTAACGCGACTTGGTCTTGAAATGGTTGAAGTGACGGATCAAGCTTGGGTAGCAAAAGCACCATCTCACAGATTTGATATTGCTATTGAAGCGGATTTGATCGAAGAAGTAGCGCGTATTTATGGCTACGATAATCTGCCTTCTTCTATGCCATCAGCCGCGGTCAATTTCACCCCATTGAGCGAATCTAAAACACCGATTCAATCATTGCGTGCTACTTTGGTCTCTTATGGTTATCAAGAAGCGGTCACTTACAGTTTCATCGACCCTAGCTTAAGTAAGCAGTTTTTACCTGAAATTGAACCTGTGCCATTAGAAAACCCTATCTCAGCGGATATGGGGGTCATGCGTCCAAGTTTGATTCCAGGTTTGGTGAAAGCCTATTTATACAATCAGAACCGTCAGCAATCCCGTGTACGCTTGTTTGAAACTGGGCGTCGTTTTATCGGTTCTGTTGATGCGCTTGATGAGTTGGATCAGCAATTGCAAATTTCCGGTTTGATTGCTGGAAGTCGTCATCCTGAAGCCTGGTACCACAATAATGAGAAGGTGGATTTCTATGATCTTAAAGCGCATGTTGAAGCTTTATTTGCGGTGAACAATGGTGGTCAACCGACTTATCAGCGTTCTACCTGTGAATTCTTGCATCCAGGTCGTTCTGCGAATATTTACCTTAACGGTGAATTTGTTGGTTTGATGGGGGAGTTACATCCACAAATAGCGAAAGCGCTGGGTGCTAAGCAAACTCTGTATGTGTTTGATATTGCTTTAGATGCGGTATTGAATGCGACATTACCAGAGTATCAAGCGGTATCTCGTTTCCCGGAAGTACGACGTGACCTTGCTTTGTTACTGGATCGCGATGTTCCGGTGAATGAATTGGAAGCTGTGATTGTACAATCTGCTGGTGATGCTTTCAAAGATGTGTTGGTTTTTGATGTTTATCAGGGACAAGGTATTGATGAATCGAAAAAAAGTGTTGCTTTGGGCTTGACGTGGCAGCATCCTTCACACACTCTTAGTGATGAAGAAGTAAACAACTCTGTCGAGCAGGCGGTGAAAGCACTGTCCGAAAAATTGGGAGCCGTTGTAAGGGGGTAG
- the pheS gene encoding phenylalanine--tRNA ligase subunit alpha produces the protein MENLKQILADALSAVAASESESELDDVRVQYLGKKGALTALLKQLGNVSAEDRPKFGQLVNEAKGQVQEKLNERKAALMKAALDAKLATETIDISLAGKGEEVGGLHPVTRTMERIESFFRGIGFDVAAGPEIEDDYHNFEALNIPAHHPARAMQDTFYFNPNTVLRTHTSPVQVRTMEASQPPIRIICPGRVYRCDSDQTHTPMFHQVEGLLIDENISFADLKGILQQFLNVFFEDDLKVRFRPSYFPFTEPSIEVDIMRTNSKGEESWLEVLGCGMVHPKVLEMSGIDPEKYTGFAFGMGVERFAMLRYKVDDLRMFFENDLRFLKQFK, from the coding sequence ATGGAGAACCTAAAGCAGATTCTTGCTGATGCGCTAAGCGCAGTGGCTGCTTCTGAAAGTGAGTCCGAACTAGATGATGTTCGTGTACAGTATCTAGGTAAAAAAGGCGCTCTGACCGCTTTATTAAAACAGCTTGGTAATGTCTCTGCAGAGGATAGACCAAAGTTCGGTCAGCTAGTAAACGAGGCCAAAGGTCAAGTTCAAGAAAAGCTCAATGAGCGTAAAGCTGCTTTAATGAAAGCTGCTTTGGATGCCAAACTTGCAACCGAAACAATAGATATTTCTTTGGCTGGAAAAGGCGAAGAAGTAGGTGGCCTGCACCCAGTAACTCGCACTATGGAGCGTATCGAATCTTTCTTTCGTGGAATTGGTTTCGATGTTGCTGCTGGCCCAGAAATCGAAGATGATTATCATAACTTCGAAGCATTAAACATTCCTGCACACCATCCAGCGCGTGCTATGCAGGATACCTTTTATTTTAATCCTAATACCGTGTTGAGAACCCATACGTCACCTGTTCAGGTGCGAACTATGGAAGCCTCGCAGCCACCGATCCGTATTATTTGTCCTGGTCGTGTATACCGTTGTGACTCTGATCAAACTCATACGCCTATGTTCCATCAAGTGGAAGGCTTGTTGATCGACGAAAACATTTCTTTTGCGGATCTTAAGGGCATTCTTCAACAATTTTTGAACGTTTTCTTTGAGGACGATCTGAAGGTACGTTTTCGTCCGAGTTACTTCCCATTCACTGAGCCATCTATTGAGGTGGATATCATGCGTACTAACAGCAAAGGCGAAGAATCTTGGTTGGAAGTGTTGGGGTGTGGCATGGTGCATCCGAAAGTATTGGAAATGTCTGGCATTGACCCAGAAAAATACACAGGCTTCGCCTTTGGTATGGGGGTAGAGCGTTTTGCTATGTTACGTTACAAGGTAGATGACCTGCGCATGTTCTTTGAGAACGATCTACGTTTCCTTAAACAATTTAAGTAA
- the rplT gene encoding 50S ribosomal protein L20: MPRVKRGVQARRRHKKILKQAKGYYGARSRVFRVAKQAVIKAGQYQYRDRRQRKRQFRALWIARINAAARLNGLSYSRFIAGLKKAAIEIDRKVLADLAVYEKEVFAAIVEKAKASLA, from the coding sequence ATGCCTCGCGTAAAACGTGGTGTTCAGGCTCGTCGCCGTCACAAGAAGATTTTAAAGCAAGCTAAAGGTTACTACGGTGCACGTAGTCGTGTATTTCGTGTAGCAAAACAAGCTGTCATCAAAGCTGGTCAATATCAATACCGTGACCGTCGTCAACGTAAGCGTCAATTCCGTGCATTGTGGATTGCTCGTATTAACGCTGCGGCTCGTCTAAACGGTTTGTCTTATAGCCGTTTCATTGCAGGTCTTAAGAAAGCTGCAATCGAAATCGACCGTAAAGTTTTGGCTGATCTAGCTGTGTACGAGAAAGAAGTTTTTGCAGCGATCGTTGAAAAAGCGAAAGCAAGCTTGGCTTAA
- the rpmI gene encoding 50S ribosomal protein L35, with protein sequence MSKIKSHSGAAKRFKRTANGFKHKQSHTSHILTKKSTKRKRHLRSLNQVAQSDKALIVRMLPYV encoded by the coding sequence ATGTCCAAAATTAAGTCACACAGTGGCGCAGCTAAGCGCTTCAAACGTACCGCGAATGGTTTTAAACATAAGCAGTCTCATACTAGTCACATTTTGACTAAGAAATCGACTAAGCGTAAACGTCATCTTCGTTCTTTGAACCAAGTTGCACAAAGCGACAAAGCGTTAATTGTACGCATGTTGCCATACGTTTAA
- the infC gene encoding translation initiation factor IF-3: MNRGRAANKQRPQINENIRATEVRLIAADGEQIGVVSIEEALQAAQEAGLDLVQIADSDPVVCKIMDYGKHVFEQKKAKAAQKKNAKQIQVKEMKFRPGTEEGDYQVKLRNLIRFLEGGDKAKVSLRYRGREMAHQELGMQLMNRVAQDLEEYGTVEQAAKMEGRQLTMVLGPKKKK; encoded by the coding sequence ATGAATCGTGGACGTGCCGCTAACAAGCAGCGTCCTCAAATCAACGAGAACATTCGAGCAACTGAAGTGCGTCTAATCGCAGCGGATGGTGAACAAATTGGTGTTGTATCGATTGAAGAGGCGCTACAAGCAGCTCAAGAAGCGGGCCTTGATTTAGTACAAATCGCTGACTCTGATCCAGTTGTTTGTAAGATTATGGACTACGGTAAGCATGTTTTTGAGCAGAAAAAAGCGAAGGCTGCTCAAAAGAAAAATGCGAAGCAAATCCAGGTTAAAGAAATGAAATTCCGTCCAGGGACGGAGGAAGGGGATTATCAGGTAAAACTCCGCAACCTGATACGTTTCCTTGAAGGCGGGGATAAGGCCAAAGTATCACTTAGATACCGCGGTCGTGAAATGGCCCATCAGGAGCTTGGGATGCAACTTATGAATCGAGTCGCTCAAGACTTAGAGGAATACGGTACAGTTGAACAAGCTGCGAAAATGGAAGGTCGTCAATTGACTATGGTGCTAGGCCCCAAAAAGAAGAAGTAA
- the thrS gene encoding threonine--tRNA ligase, giving the protein MPVITLPDGSQRSFSDPVTVMQVAEDIGPGLAKATVAGRINGQLVDACELITNDADLSIVTGKDAEGVEIIRHSFAHLVGHAVKQLYPTAEMAIGPVIDEGFYYDIAYERPFTPEDLAAIEKRMAELIKTDYDVVKKMTPIADARQQFVDRGESYKVSLIDDMDDSVKEVGLYHHEEYMDMCRGPHVPNTRVLRHFKLMKLAGAYWRGDSNNEQLQRIYGTAWNDKKELKAYLNRIEEAEKRDHRKLGKKLDLFHVQEEAPGMVFWHPKGWRLYQVVEQYMRQKQLDNGYQEVKTPQIVDRVLWEKSGHWGKYHENMFTTHSENRDYAVKPMNCPCHIQVYNQGLKSYRDLPFRMAEFGSCHRNEPSGALHGIMRVRNFVQDDGHIFVTEGQIQQEVSEFIKLLHEVYADFGFENIIYRLSTRPEQRVGSDEVWDKSEKALADALDAANLEWEELPGEGAFYGPKIEFSLKDAIGRVWQCGTMQVDFSMPTRLSAQYVSEDGSRQTPVMLHRAIVGSLERFIGILIEESEGAFPAWLAPEQVVIMNITDRQADYCSDLEKRLNSNGFRAKLDLRNEKIGFKIREHTLQRVPYMIVIGDKEVENQQVAVRTRSGEDLGVMSISDFEDLLQKEVARRSRKQEVEIEL; this is encoded by the coding sequence GTGGCCGAGGATATTGGTCCTGGTCTTGCAAAAGCAACGGTGGCGGGTCGTATCAATGGTCAGCTTGTCGATGCTTGTGAATTGATCACAAACGACGCAGATCTCAGCATAGTAACCGGTAAGGATGCAGAAGGGGTTGAAATCATTCGCCACTCCTTTGCTCACCTTGTTGGTCACGCGGTTAAGCAATTGTACCCAACGGCTGAAATGGCCATAGGTCCGGTAATTGATGAAGGTTTCTATTACGATATTGCGTATGAGCGTCCCTTTACACCAGAGGATCTTGCCGCTATCGAAAAGCGCATGGCTGAGTTGATCAAAACGGATTATGACGTTGTGAAGAAAATGACGCCGATTGCCGATGCGCGTCAGCAATTTGTTGATCGTGGTGAATCTTATAAGGTGTCTCTTATCGATGATATGGACGACTCTGTCAAAGAGGTGGGTTTGTATCATCACGAAGAATACATGGATATGTGTCGTGGCCCTCACGTGCCAAATACTCGTGTTTTGCGTCATTTTAAATTGATGAAGTTGGCTGGTGCATATTGGCGCGGTGATTCTAACAATGAGCAATTACAGCGTATTTATGGTACAGCGTGGAATGATAAGAAAGAATTAAAAGCCTATTTGAATCGTATTGAAGAGGCAGAAAAGCGTGATCACCGTAAACTGGGTAAAAAGCTAGATCTCTTTCATGTACAAGAAGAAGCTCCCGGTATGGTGTTTTGGCATCCTAAAGGTTGGCGCTTGTATCAAGTGGTTGAACAGTACATGCGTCAGAAACAGCTTGATAATGGCTATCAAGAAGTAAAAACGCCACAAATTGTGGATCGTGTTTTGTGGGAGAAATCCGGTCACTGGGGTAAGTATCATGAAAACATGTTTACTACTCATTCTGAAAACCGTGATTACGCCGTGAAACCAATGAACTGCCCGTGTCATATTCAGGTATATAACCAAGGTCTGAAGAGTTATCGTGACTTACCATTCCGTATGGCGGAGTTTGGTTCTTGTCACCGTAACGAGCCATCAGGTGCATTGCACGGTATTATGCGTGTGCGTAACTTTGTACAGGATGATGGACACATCTTTGTGACAGAAGGCCAGATTCAGCAAGAAGTCTCTGAATTCATTAAGCTGCTGCACGAAGTTTATGCAGATTTTGGATTTGAAAATATTATTTATCGTTTGTCTACTCGTCCAGAACAGCGAGTGGGTTCTGATGAGGTTTGGGATAAATCTGAGAAAGCCTTGGCGGACGCATTAGATGCGGCTAACCTGGAATGGGAAGAATTACCAGGTGAAGGGGCTTTCTATGGGCCTAAAATAGAATTTTCCTTAAAAGATGCGATTGGCCGTGTTTGGCAATGCGGTACTATGCAGGTCGATTTCTCAATGCCAACGCGTTTGAGTGCGCAATACGTCTCCGAAGACGGTTCGCGTCAAACACCCGTTATGTTGCATCGAGCCATAGTGGGTTCTTTGGAGCGTTTCATTGGTATCTTGATCGAAGAAAGTGAAGGCGCTTTCCCTGCTTGGTTAGCCCCAGAGCAGGTGGTAATAATGAATATTACTGATCGCCAAGCAGATTATTGCTCTGATTTGGAAAAAAGATTGAATTCAAACGGCTTTAGAGCAAAACTTGACTTGAGAAACGAGAAGATCGGGTTTAAAATTCGCGAGCATACTCTTCAACGAGTCCCTTACATGATAGTTATCGGCGACAAAGAAGTTGAAAATCAACAAGTCGCAGTGCGAACTCGTTCTGGTGAAGATCTTGGAGTAATGAGTATTTCTGATTTTGAAGATTTGCTTCAAAAAGAAGTTGCTCGCCGTAGCCGTAAACAAGAAGTGGAGATAGAGCTATAA